Proteins from one Entomospira culicis genomic window:
- the era gene encoding GTPase Era gives MDSFTPQAKHVGFIALIGRPSTGKSTFINRVVGHNLAIVAALPQSTRQRVRGILNTTDAQLIFTDTPGIHSSEKRFNRHLLNQAKLGMEEADVILYLVDVTRKIAEEEMAIATLLKSVSQPVVIALNKTDKAKNFTVDYMLFFNKLFPNKEIFKISAKENMGIHPLLHHLTSLLPVGPMLYPEDIYTDQEPSLRIAEILRKHAILSLKEEIPHALYVKIEDLQMKGARLWVRVALVVERESQKPILIGKGASNLRKIRIASLKELSTVFPYKIDLDIQIKVDKDWRSNEHRLSQILTP, from the coding sequence TTGGATAGTTTCACCCCCCAAGCAAAACACGTAGGATTCATTGCTCTTATTGGTCGTCCTAGTACCGGTAAGAGTACCTTTATTAATCGTGTGGTGGGTCATAACCTCGCTATCGTTGCTGCGCTACCGCAAAGTACCAGACAACGGGTGCGAGGCATCCTTAACACCACCGATGCGCAACTTATCTTCACCGACACCCCCGGTATTCACAGTAGCGAAAAACGCTTTAATCGCCACTTACTCAATCAAGCCAAACTGGGCATGGAAGAGGCCGATGTAATTCTCTATCTCGTGGACGTTACCCGTAAAATTGCCGAGGAGGAGATGGCAATCGCCACACTTCTCAAAAGCGTTTCGCAACCCGTGGTTATTGCGCTAAACAAAACCGATAAAGCCAAAAACTTTACCGTAGACTATATGCTGTTTTTTAACAAACTCTTTCCTAACAAAGAGATATTCAAAATATCTGCAAAAGAAAACATGGGCATCCATCCCCTACTACATCACTTAACTTCACTTCTTCCCGTAGGGCCTATGCTCTATCCTGAAGATATTTACACGGATCAAGAACCCTCCTTGCGCATCGCTGAAATTTTGCGTAAACATGCGATTCTTTCCCTCAAAGAAGAAATTCCTCATGCGCTCTATGTTAAAATAGAGGATCTCCAGATGAAAGGCGCGCGGCTCTGGGTACGGGTGGCGCTGGTAGTAGAACGTGAAAGCCAAAAGCCGATCCTCATTGGTAAGGGTGCGTCAAATCTACGTAAAATTCGTATTGCTTCTCTCAAAGAGTTATCGACGGTTTTTCCTTATAAAATCGATCTTGATATCCAAATAAAGGTTGATAAAGATTGGCGTAGCAATGAACATCGCCTTAGTCAAATCTTAACCCCTTAG
- a CDS encoding response regulator encodes MKGASDIPGIATKAPEGVRADGTPFRVMVVDDSIFIAKQIGQILTSEGFEVITTAGDGEEAVKKYQELQSKIDLVTMDITMPKMDGVTALEKIMEFDPNAKIVMISALGRQDLVKKSLLLGAKNYIVKPLDRKKVLERVVSVVKVEG; translated from the coding sequence ATGAAAGGTGCATCAGATATTCCAGGAATTGCTACCAAAGCGCCCGAGGGTGTACGTGCCGATGGGACTCCGTTTCGAGTTATGGTGGTGGATGACTCCATCTTTATAGCCAAGCAGATTGGACAAATCCTTACCAGTGAAGGGTTTGAGGTTATTACTACCGCTGGTGATGGGGAAGAGGCGGTAAAGAAATACCAAGAGCTACAATCTAAAATTGATCTCGTTACTATGGACATTACCATGCCAAAAATGGACGGAGTTACTGCCCTTGAGAAGATCATGGAATTTGATCCCAATGCGAAAATCGTCATGATTTCTGCCTTGGGTCGCCAAGATTTAGTCAAAAAATCGCTCCTTTTGGGTGCGAAAAACTATATCGTTAAGCCACTAGATCGTAAAAAAGTTTTAGAGCGCGTGGTCAGTGTTGTTAAGGTTGAAGGCTAA
- a CDS encoding chemotaxis protein CheX, whose product MRVDYINPFVESAFSVIREVLNCDVKRGSIYLKNNTQSIMGVATIVGLAGAVEGRILIDMDKDTSLKVVSAMNFEEITELDDLSKSTLSELANMVTGHAVTRLHELGFRFDLTPPAVIIGDNLKIHDVGVEAIVVPMMTTMGKIEINVAIKERR is encoded by the coding sequence ATGCGGGTAGATTACATAAACCCTTTTGTTGAATCAGCATTTTCTGTCATTAGAGAGGTTCTCAACTGCGATGTGAAGCGAGGATCTATCTATCTTAAAAATAACACTCAATCCATTATGGGCGTAGCGACAATTGTTGGTCTTGCAGGCGCAGTTGAGGGGCGTATCCTCATTGATATGGACAAGGACACCTCCCTAAAAGTGGTCTCGGCGATGAATTTTGAGGAGATTACCGAGCTTGATGATCTCTCGAAATCGACATTGAGCGAGCTTGCGAATATGGTTACTGGGCATGCCGTTACGCGTCTTCATGAGTTAGGGTTTCGCTTCGATTTGACCCCACCTGCGGTCATCATTGGCGACAACCTCAAAATTCATGACGTCGGTGTCGAGGCAATTGTCGTACCGATGATGACCACAATGGGTAAGATTGAAATTAATGTTGCGATAAAGGAGAGAAGATAA
- a CDS encoding chemotaxis protein CheW — MVETDQEHMHKSTMAMVDYKAVTFTLAGKDYGVDIMSVREISRGGRFTYVPNTPHFVRGVYNLRGEIIPIVDLRQFFGLPVHKDEKVEGILICRVKNTTLGLVVDSIEKVVGIDRRDIQPAHPMFAEINIQYIEGIIDREDRLYVLLNIHQIFGIAKDLMDDELAKEEAHEEEVAAVPAPAQPEPTASTPTPSTPATPTSQPTSQSFVKTPEVIEPFVAVEQEIPASVQVEPDAQTQALLDMLNNMPEPNADILIQPDIEDLLSDGKHHTRRVTFKGDERGWEQLVADLADLISFRVTHINENWIAQRANEYLDKGKSLELNEEDDALRFLKGFFSAKTGQLWSKEMMDELNDHLSPQEKGIYHIWNPGCATGHESYSVLGTVLVNGVSNTPKVYAQDIDLILASQAPHLTFESHELPENFDMLMTESTQGLQFKNEYKNFIIFEYADVVNVQNFPGINLIVARDILSYLTEDEIQNFLEVANNGAEIGTVMVLGDHEELHDQKWKPVDSQYLSIYKKIE, encoded by the coding sequence ATGGTAGAAACAGACCAAGAACATATGCATAAAAGCACCATGGCAATGGTGGATTACAAAGCCGTTACCTTTACACTTGCTGGAAAAGATTATGGTGTCGATATCATGAGCGTACGTGAAATTTCAAGAGGAGGGAGATTTACCTACGTCCCTAATACCCCTCACTTTGTACGCGGTGTCTACAACCTGCGCGGAGAGATTATTCCGATTGTCGATTTACGCCAATTCTTTGGTCTGCCAGTCCATAAGGATGAAAAAGTCGAAGGCATTCTCATCTGTCGCGTAAAAAACACCACCCTAGGGCTCGTTGTAGACTCTATTGAAAAAGTCGTCGGAATCGATCGTCGGGATATCCAGCCAGCTCACCCCATGTTCGCCGAAATCAATATCCAGTACATTGAAGGCATCATCGATCGTGAGGATCGCCTCTACGTATTGCTCAACATCCATCAAATTTTCGGCATTGCCAAGGATCTTATGGATGATGAACTTGCTAAAGAGGAAGCGCATGAAGAAGAGGTCGCCGCTGTCCCAGCTCCTGCACAACCTGAGCCTACGGCAAGTACCCCGACTCCATCCACTCCAGCTACGCCAACCTCACAACCAACAAGTCAATCTTTCGTGAAAACCCCAGAGGTTATCGAACCCTTTGTTGCGGTGGAGCAAGAGATACCTGCTAGCGTACAGGTTGAACCAGATGCACAAACGCAAGCACTCTTAGATATGCTTAATAATATGCCTGAGCCCAACGCCGACATTCTCATTCAGCCTGATATTGAGGATCTCCTCTCGGATGGGAAACATCATACTCGAAGGGTTACCTTTAAGGGAGATGAGAGAGGATGGGAGCAATTAGTTGCCGACCTCGCAGATCTTATCTCTTTCCGCGTTACCCATATCAATGAAAACTGGATCGCACAGCGCGCCAATGAATACCTAGATAAGGGCAAATCTCTGGAACTAAATGAAGAGGACGATGCGTTGCGTTTCCTTAAGGGTTTCTTCTCGGCAAAGACAGGGCAATTGTGGTCTAAAGAGATGATGGACGAACTTAATGATCATCTTAGTCCGCAAGAAAAAGGCATTTATCACATTTGGAATCCAGGTTGTGCTACTGGACATGAATCTTATTCTGTATTAGGCACAGTATTAGTGAACGGAGTGAGTAATACACCTAAGGTTTATGCCCAGGACATTGATCTTATTCTCGCATCCCAAGCCCCTCACCTTACCTTCGAAAGCCACGAGCTTCCTGAAAATTTCGATATGCTCATGACGGAAAGCACGCAAGGACTTCAATTTAAAAATGAGTACAAAAATTTCATCATCTTTGAATATGCCGACGTCGTCAATGTGCAAAACTTTCCAGGCATCAATCTTATTGTAGCCCGCGACATCCTCTCTTATCTAACAGAAGATGAAATACAGAATTTCTTGGAGGTTGCCAATAACGGCGCGGAAATAGGAACAGTTATGGTTCTAGGCGACCACGAAGAGTTGCATGACCAGAAGTGGAAGCCTGTGGACAGTCAATATTTATCTATTTACAAAAAAATAGAGTAA
- a CDS encoding chemotaxis protein CheA, which produces MSDYFDTDNDDLLKVFYIEAEQQVEKLEQNVLAMEDDPSDKDAIDEIFRAAHTVKGGAATVQMTELAEFTHAVEDLLDEIRADKIVANSEIVDAILRSVDVIKAMLEERKAGSIYQEDVSELKESLRRLAQKDAPKTKPKASPTPVASSAPSSQEAVAQSGPSASVTEHDFVELREMLRTTTNGEKVYRVRVEFDEENPMNSVGGIQIFALLKKFGQILRTFPDFDSLYEDQFFPFVDYYILSSMNEEEIAKKSMMSDVTLSIDVHNIDNLPFSGTPESVPQEVAHEEEPSSSNVPATTAPNNNAPAKRTAPKKSVEQAQIIRVDSKRIDVLLNLVSEIVITKGTFNQISGQFNSTLNNFYAYRNYLNAMSKSFLEIFSEQLDHVQNGTLSLSDLKKFVTSPNNMNELQGQFDSVESEFKSTMTKFRSITTDLARTTGELHNAVLKIRMVPVDQVFQRFPRLVRDLAKNLHKNVRLEIIGGETEMDKIVTEELFDPLMHCVRNSMDHGLETPEKRLASGKSEQGSLSLKASNQGNMVVIEITDDGAGIDVEAVKAKAIERGILSAGKVISDQEAFHLIMEPGFSTAKQITDISGRGVGLDVVRKSIEKLNGEITIWSEYGKGSTFTIKLPLTLAIIQGLMVRVADSIYVIPITSVLESFRIKPEVIMHLDGYEVFNVREDVVSILRLSKLFQLPSEEKSADYNFIVVVGTEEKKIGLMVDALIGEEDVVIKPLRDQYTSTPGVAGATILGDGSVSLIVDVGQLLALGLNQEIKEREVSNNPDIVLEENEKW; this is translated from the coding sequence CATAGATGAGATCTTTCGCGCTGCCCACACCGTAAAAGGTGGTGCTGCCACCGTACAGATGACCGAACTCGCCGAATTTACCCACGCAGTTGAAGATCTACTAGACGAAATTCGTGCCGATAAAATTGTCGCCAATAGTGAAATTGTCGATGCCATCTTGCGTAGCGTCGATGTTATCAAGGCCATGCTCGAAGAGCGCAAGGCTGGTAGCATCTACCAAGAAGATGTCTCCGAACTCAAAGAGAGTCTGCGTCGACTAGCCCAAAAAGATGCCCCCAAGACCAAACCCAAAGCTTCCCCCACGCCCGTGGCATCGTCTGCGCCTTCTTCTCAAGAAGCCGTCGCCCAGAGTGGTCCCTCTGCATCTGTCACCGAGCATGACTTTGTTGAGCTACGCGAAATGCTTCGCACCACCACCAACGGCGAAAAAGTTTACCGCGTACGTGTCGAATTCGATGAAGAAAATCCCATGAATTCCGTTGGTGGTATCCAAATTTTCGCCCTTTTGAAAAAATTCGGCCAAATTTTACGCACCTTCCCCGACTTTGACAGCCTCTATGAGGATCAATTCTTCCCCTTCGTTGACTACTATATTCTCTCCAGTATGAATGAGGAAGAGATTGCCAAGAAATCAATGATGTCTGACGTAACCCTAAGCATTGATGTGCATAATATCGACAACCTTCCCTTCTCCGGCACCCCAGAATCCGTCCCACAAGAAGTTGCCCATGAAGAAGAACCCAGTAGCAGCAATGTTCCCGCCACCACTGCCCCCAACAATAACGCACCAGCCAAACGCACAGCCCCCAAAAAGTCCGTTGAACAGGCGCAGATTATCCGTGTTGACAGTAAGCGTATCGATGTTTTACTCAACCTTGTCTCCGAAATTGTCATCACCAAGGGTACGTTCAACCAGATATCTGGGCAATTTAACTCCACCCTCAATAACTTCTATGCCTATCGTAACTACCTTAACGCCATGTCTAAATCCTTCTTGGAGATCTTTTCGGAGCAACTCGACCACGTACAAAATGGCACGCTCTCTTTGAGTGATCTGAAAAAATTTGTTACCTCACCCAATAATATGAATGAACTTCAAGGGCAGTTTGATAGTGTCGAGAGTGAATTTAAATCAACAATGACAAAATTCCGCTCTATCACCACCGACCTTGCGCGAACCACCGGCGAGTTGCACAATGCTGTGCTCAAAATCCGCATGGTTCCCGTCGATCAAGTCTTCCAGCGCTTCCCCCGATTGGTGCGCGACTTAGCAAAAAATCTTCATAAAAATGTACGCCTTGAAATCATCGGTGGTGAGACGGAGATGGACAAAATTGTTACCGAAGAGCTCTTCGATCCACTGATGCACTGTGTGCGCAATAGCATGGATCATGGTCTTGAAACCCCCGAAAAACGCCTTGCTTCCGGCAAGAGTGAGCAGGGATCACTATCCCTTAAAGCAAGTAATCAGGGAAATATGGTTGTTATTGAGATCACTGATGATGGCGCGGGTATTGATGTCGAGGCGGTAAAGGCCAAAGCCATTGAGCGTGGTATCCTTAGCGCAGGCAAGGTGATTTCTGATCAAGAAGCCTTTCACCTTATTATGGAACCTGGCTTCTCCACCGCCAAGCAAATTACCGATATCTCAGGACGTGGTGTCGGGCTCGATGTGGTGAGAAAATCTATCGAAAAACTCAACGGTGAGATCACCATCTGGAGCGAATACGGTAAAGGGTCTACCTTCACCATTAAACTCCCGCTCACCTTGGCGATTATTCAAGGTCTTATGGTGCGTGTTGCTGACAGCATTTATGTTATCCCCATCACCTCCGTTTTGGAGAGCTTCCGTATCAAGCCAGAGGTTATTATGCATCTCGATGGCTATGAGGTCTTTAATGTTCGCGAAGATGTTGTCTCCATCTTGCGCCTAAGTAAACTCTTCCAGCTCCCCAGCGAAGAAAAGAGTGCCGACTACAACTTTATCGTTGTGGTGGGTACCGAAGAGAAGAAGATCGGTCTTATGGTCGATGCACTTATTGGTGAGGAAGATGTCGTGATTAAACCCCTACGCGATCAATATACTAGTACCCCAGGGGTTGCAGGGGCAACCATCTTAGGCGACGGTTCCGTAAGCCTTATTGTCGATGTAGGGCAACTTTTAGCTTTGGGTCTCAACCAAGAGATCAAAGAGCGCGAAGTCAGCAACAACCCCGATATCGTTCTAGAGGAGAATGAGAAATGGTAG